Part of the bacterium genome, GCATTTCCTATCCCGGCGGCCGAAGAGGGATCTACGGCGTGGTCCAGAAAGGGCCGGGGGTGGCCGTGGTGGCGGTGAACGATGCGGGAAGAATATATCTGGTCAAACAATACCGTTATACTCTGGATGATGTGTTCTACGAACTGCCGGCCGGGGCTATTCACCAGGGGGAAAGCGCTTTGGCTTCCGCTAAAAGAGAGTTGTGGGAGGAGATCGGACTTAAGGCCGTTAAATGGAAACGCCTTGGCAATTTTTACACCGCTTTGGGACACGAGAATGCCGAGATCATAGTGTATTTGGCCAAAGGATTGAAACATCCCAAATCCAGCAATCTGAACCAGCAGCATGACGAAACCATCCTGGAAATAGCGGAGTTATCTCCGGCCGAAGTAAAAAAGATGATCCGAAGCAACAAGCTAAACTGCGGCATCACCCTGGCCGCGCTGAACCTTTACTTCTTGTCGTGAAAAGCGGAGCGATCATATTCTACAGCGACCAAGTGGCCCCGGAGAACCAAAGGCTGGACAAAAGGATCTTTGAGCTCTCCGGCAAGGCCCGGCCCAGGCTGGCCTACATCCCTTCGGCCTCTGACGCCACCAGAAAATATTACAAGGACAAGTGCGAATATTACAGGAAGTATGGCATAGAAGATATCCTGTACTTTGACCTGAACAAGGGATACGATCCCTCGTTGACAGACGAACTGCTGGCTTGCGATGCCATCCACCTCTCCGGCGGCGACCCCTTTCAGTTCCTGGGTTCGATCAGGAAAAGGAACTTCGGCCCGGTGCTTAAGAAATACTGGGAGGATGGCGGCATCCTGCTGGGGATCAGCGCCGGGGCCATTGTGCTCACTCCCAGCATCAAAATATCGCACGTCTTCTACCAGAGCCGGACGGACAAGCACCTGGCGGTGGGTCTGGTGGACTTTCACTTTCTCCCCCACTGGAACCTGCGGGAAGGCAAAACTGAGGACGTTAAGCGGTTCTCCCAAGAGAACCAAGCCACGGTCTATGCATGCAAAGACGGGGACGGGATGGTCATCCGTGATGGAAAGATGGAACTGGTGGGAGAATTGTTGAAGATAGAGAACGGAAACATACAACCAAAATAGCATACGAAGCAATGAACTGCATAATAGTATACTCCACCTTCCCCTCAAAGGAAGATGCCGCCAAGACGGCCCGCACCCTGCTGGAGGAACAGCTGGCGGCCGGGGCCAACATCATCCAGTCCGAATCCATGTTCCGCTGGCAGGACAAGATCGAACAGCGGAACGAGTGGGCGGTGTTCTTCCAGGCCGAGCACCGTTTCTTCAAGCGGATCGAGAGCCGGATCAAGCAGCTGCACCCGGACACGGTGCCCCAGATAGTGATGTGGCGGATCCGGGACGGTTACACCCCTTTCTTACAATGGATCCTGGACGAGACCGTGCGGCCGGTGGAGAAAAGGGAGCGCAAAGAGAAGAATCGGGAATATCTAAAGAAGAAAGCCGAACTGTCAAAAGGAAGGAAGACTGATGGAAGTAAATAATGGACCATTCATATTCACCGAAGAACAGCGTTTTGGGCAGATCTGGCTGTGGTTGGTTCTGATAGGAATGGACGTGGCTTATTTCACCATGTTCTTTGCCCAGTTCTTCGGGCCGGTGCCGCCACGGCCCTCCGGCCCCGCCGACCTGCTCGGCATGGGGCTGGGGGTCTTGTTATGCCTGGGGATCACCGCCCTGTTCGTTTCATTGAAACTTACCACCCGTGTTACCAACCAGGGAATATCAGTTCAATTCATACCCCTTCACCGTAAACCGGTGATGTTTCCTTTTTCTGATATCGGCCAATACTCCGTGCGCACCTACCGGCCCATCATGGAATACGGAGGATGGGGCATCAAACGGGGTCCAGGCGGCCTGGCCTACAATGTCTCCGGGAACAAAGGACTGCAACTGGTGCTCAAGGACGGCAAAAGAATACTGATCGGCACCCAGAAGCCGGAGCAGTTGAAAAGTGCTATAGACTCGATGACTAGACAGCATACGTAACAAGGCATATTTCAAGATGAGTGCTTTGATCTACCATATGGTTCCAGATAATATGCAGGGTGAGATCCTTTATCCCCTGAATGAACTCAGACAAATTCACCCTGAAGGATACGCGTTCCATGCCGCCAAATACAAAGGTAGAGAATGGTTGCCTAAAACGACCATACCGATATTTGATTGTTTCTGGAACGACGTTCTCTTTTGCACGCCTGTTCATCCCGGAAAGGTCTATTCCAAACTGAGGGAAGTCGGATATAAGTATCCTTTGGAACGTTTTTATGAAATACCTTTTAATGATTTAGAACCCGAACGCTGCGCTGTTATGGAATATGCCAACGGTGGAAAAGATAAAGTATATAACAAAGTTATTCCCAGCGATCTTTCTGCCTTTGATAAACTGCCCGAAGAAACCATACAATACTATGTAGAATGTTACTCAAAAGGCACCCACCCAATGTTGTTTGCTTGGGTACCTCATATAATCTACAGGGGT contains:
- a CDS encoding NUDIX hydrolase; amino-acid sequence: MKQNKYGWKTLSSRIAYKNPWISVRHDRISYPGGRRGIYGVVQKGPGVAVVAVNDAGRIYLVKQYRYTLDDVFYELPAGAIHQGESALASAKRELWEEIGLKAVKWKRLGNFYTALGHENAEIIVYLAKGLKHPKSSNLNQQHDETILEIAELSPAEVKKMIRSNKLNCGITLAALNLYFLS
- a CDS encoding Type 1 glutamine amidotransferase-like domain-containing protein produces the protein MKSGAIIFYSDQVAPENQRLDKRIFELSGKARPRLAYIPSASDATRKYYKDKCEYYRKYGIEDILYFDLNKGYDPSLTDELLACDAIHLSGGDPFQFLGSIRKRNFGPVLKKYWEDGGILLGISAGAIVLTPSIKISHVFYQSRTDKHLAVGLVDFHFLPHWNLREGKTEDVKRFSQENQATVYACKDGDGMVIRDGKMELVGELLKIENGNIQPK
- the cutA gene encoding divalent-cation tolerance protein CutA, producing the protein MNCIIVYSTFPSKEDAAKTARTLLEEQLAAGANIIQSESMFRWQDKIEQRNEWAVFFQAEHRFFKRIESRIKQLHPDTVPQIVMWRIRDGYTPFLQWILDETVRPVEKRERKEKNREYLKKKAELSKGRKTDGSK